One window from the genome of Coturnix japonica isolate 7356 chromosome 21, Coturnix japonica 2.1, whole genome shotgun sequence encodes:
- the ERRFI1 gene encoding ERBB receptor feedback inhibitor 1 codes for MSTAGVAAQEMRVPLKTGFLHASQGMGGLKTCWGSHSGFENTFFNVDPIAVAYNLNPSAEQRLPSIGHSSSCISTNDHSFAGSCIQVPSQKSSPASVSPKNEQPISRYEDQLIPGFSKLSLTTGCVSEETPPHMPIKNGPIQFLSASSHDRSSRPLPPLPVPEDVTPDEVDREVEFLTSSDTDFLLEDHGLPPFKSSGSSRRSFRGCGQINYAYFDAPTGPKTEEANPTQSLNGCISSIYPPPQQLHRRLRRSHSGPAGSLNKPVVRLSGHLNRSSPNSDEDKPEIPPRVPIPPRALKPDYRRWSAEVASSAYSDEDRPPKVPPREPLSRSNSRTPSPKSLPSYLNGVMPPTQSFAPDPKYVSNKALQRQNSEGSSNRVPCILPIIENGKKASSTHYYLLPERPPYLDKYEKFFREAEETSSNTEVQSWSSDCMATSVPARLDSKPRMDIAGHLKRKHLSYVVSP; via the exons ATGTCAACAGCGGGAGTTGCTGCTCAGGAAATGAGAGTCCCACTGAAAACTGGATTTCTTCATGCTAGTCAAGGCATGGGGGGTCTGAAAACCTGCTGGGGGAGCCACAGCGGATTTGAGAA tactttCTTTAATGTGGACCCCATAGCAGTGGCATATAACTTGAATCCATCAGCAGAGCAACGTTTACCATCCATTG GGCACTCCTCCAGCTGCATTTCCACAAATGACCACAGCTTTGCTGGAAGTTGCATCCAAGTCCCATCTCAGAAATCTAGTCCAGCTTCTGTAAGTCCCAAAAATGAGCAGCCAATTTCAAGATATGAAGACCAGCTCATTCCTGGCTTTAGTAAACTGTCATTAACCACAGGCTGTGTTTCTGAAGAAACTCCTCCTCACATGCCAATCAAAAATGGGCCAATTCAGTTTCTGTCTGCATCTTCCCATGATCGCAGCTCCAGGCCGCTGCCCCCTCTGCCTGTCCCTGAGGATGTTACTCCAGACGAGGTTGACAGAGAAGTGGAATTCCTGACTAGCTCAGATACAGACTTCCTGTTAGAAGATCATGGACTTCCTCCTTTTAAATCCAGTGGTTCGAGTCGGCGGAGCTTTAGAGGTTGTGGACAAATCAACTATGCGTATTTTGATGCTCCTACAGGACCAAAAACAGAAGAAGCCAACCCTACACAAAGCCTAAATGGATGCATATCCAGTATCTACCCTcctccacagcagctgcatcGACGCTTGCGAAGGTCCCATTCAGGACCAGCCGGCTCTCTTAATAAACCAGTAGTGAGACTATCTGGACACTTAAACAGGTCTTCTCCAAACTCTGATGAAGATAAACCAGAGATCCCCCCGAGGGTTCCCATACCTCCAAGGGCTCTCAAACCAGATTACAGAAGGTGGTCAGCAGAAGTTGCTTCTAGTGCATATAGTGATGAAGACAGGCCTCCCAAAGTACCTCCTAGAGAACCTTTGTCTCGTAGTAATTCCCGTACTCCAAGTCCCAAAAGCCTGCCATCGTACCTCAACGGGGTTATGCCCCCCACCCAGAGTTTTGCACCTGATCCTAAATATGTCAGCAACAAAGCTCTACAAAGACAAAATAGTGAAGGATCTTCCAACAGGGTCCCTTGCATTCTCCCAATTATTGAGAATGGTAAGAAGGCCAGTTCAACACACTACTATCTGCTGCCTGAAAGGCCTCCCTATCTGGACAAGTATGAGAAATTCTTCAGAGAGGCAGAAGAAACTAGTTCTAATACAGAGGTTCAGTCCTGGTCCAGTGACTGCATGGCCACTTCGGTCCCAGCAAGACTGGACTCAAAACCTAGAATGGACATAGCTGGTCATCTGAAGCGAAAACATCTGTCTTATGTGGTTTCTCCATAg